From a region of the Cenarchaeum symbiont of Oopsacas minuta genome:
- a CDS encoding DEAD-box helicase yields the protein MTTFRDMEIGERIVAALDENGFEKAFPIQEAAIPILLSGRDVIGQAHTGTGKTAAYSIAMLEKIQPKSGIQGLVIAPTRELAIQISVEIEKFAKYTHLHAIAIYGGQGMGQQLDAIKRGVEILVATPGRLIDHLKRGSVNLDKLSYVVLDEADTMLDMGFIDDIQFIMDLTPEDKIVSLFSATMPVEILRLAEDYLRNPKQFLLDSDDLSGEGIDQSFLILRDREKMDHLVDFIKKNGTMQSIVFCSTKYRTRDVVYALHKMGFDAVAIEGDMSQHRREQSMSKFRSGKADILVATDVAARGIDVPHVALVVNYDVPNQEMIYFHRIGRTARAGAKGKAITLVSYSSAPDFEVIKRKVKTEMTDLNKEMGIKVDIPDPLKRQVSRGGFRHGGGQGGRRSDRGNFRRGGGRFDRGGPRRDGGRFNRGSFERDGDKSRGRFDRGGPRRDGGRSGGQFNRGSFERDGDKSRGRFDRGSPRRDGGRSGGQFNRGSFERDGDKSRGRFDRGGPRRDGGRSGGQFNRGSFERDGDKSRGRFDRGGPRRDGGRTGAILGRAFTTVSNTGGSATFTNLVESGDNGNATFFITVTNSSGNQITITQDDITDDSFVTLDTIKPVITLTGDVVITIFQNDPYVEPGSSIFDSGNPTYAGTVSPSPTSIDTSILGVQNITYTGTADAAGNTPDAVNRTITIQAKPLGVISLTIQSDNANNTYAKLGDQITATLTVNGTIGSVTLAEIESSIATSSIANDTITINKTVTSSDADTNSASFTITVTNEDDTTSSTFTNADLTGLPLVIDQTAPIITLNGDVAITILQNDPYVEPGSSVSDSGNPTYTGTVSATLLDTSILGIQNITYTGTADAAGNTPDAVNRTITIQAKPLGVTSLTIQSDNANNAYAKLGDQITVTLTVNGTIGTVTLAEIESSTPTSSIANDTITINKTVTSSDADTNSASFTITVTNEDDTTSSTFTNADLTGLPLVIDQTAPIITLNGDDNIVVIQNSTYTDAGAIATDASYGTQTVTSTDTIDTSIIGIYTLSYKAPDDPAGNLGPSITRTVNVQDYPPIEITSLTFTSDNTNSVYAKTGDTLTAQLIVNDTIVNNTIDILQSGLAPSTITQSGNQLDFTYTIPEISIESNATFNITVTNSNGVNKSITQEDVTSGLPIFVDTISPRITLNDSANYTIIQNTTDIVIPDATVNDGDPNYSGNYTVTPNGTLDTSTIGSVVLYTYTADADTAGNLGESTTLTVTVVDAEPITVTGLTVASSNGNNYARAGQAITIALITDGTDLGNVTGTILSRNLTSTSINDGSATFTGIVESRDNGNATFSITVTNSSRNQITITQDDTTDDTYVTIDTIKPVITLINPNDNTIRLGATYVDPGATVVDASYDGNQTIYSNNSVNTNVAGNYTLSYTVSDLAGNTQNITRNVTVIDLSINITSLTINSDNDNSSYAKAGDTLTIHLSVNDTITSNTVDILLDQDISATVTNDTLTAFTTVPTSAVENNATFSINITNSLGVPRAITQDDLTSSNVFVDTIAPRITLSNPIPFIAQNDSIPDADAIALDGDPNYNYTIPTPIGSIDNTTIGVYFRTYTPNPDNAGNPGENATQRVVVTASNGTVYLNTSVINNSDQHFDRCSYDVLIRVIIFENTLDHNNTLRLCASMIELDLSNVDTISGENTIVPHEYNYELQVSSRITVHILKSTTMTSITDDTDSSNFTIAHSIDEYRDTTVQIGSDNARYTLTNSAIGITFENIPASYKPYIRHTTNGPYEEILGYYGDQITNGKDALAKINANSTFNDALYQYNPSSKTGTVWTLHLSQVKTNSTSSSSDESSSNGAPTIGKTSKGARLVTNGFQYNDLIVDAERYHTELPLLGTNVGEINTIKIKVYDGTGPEGIKRVEFALGVPDIGLYHSAEAFIEVWMEKDTLSVKEIIIEDDLNILENSDISATVSQTSCSGDQTQCLLLELQYSYREPPVYNTIAIKPVDRDNDAYQFYFNDGIHVDGDSINLPKEMQISTSHAINHIHTNGTLHLIQTDRAENMWIDQYGFQWKIIGNTIRQITMPEYIVPTDNKAGILHGPDRNHPDFELTKYAEQLRAQATLAEMLGKSTILKPYPEHGGTIYFNATDRDGEAFKLLLELETERMEQIASLLYENDQ from the coding sequence ATGACAACGTTTAGAGATATGGAAATCGGAGAGCGAATAGTCGCCGCGCTCGACGAAAATGGTTTTGAAAAGGCGTTTCCAATACAAGAAGCCGCTATTCCTATTTTACTTTCAGGCAGAGATGTAATAGGTCAAGCGCATACAGGAACTGGCAAGACTGCCGCGTATTCAATAGCTATGCTTGAGAAAATACAGCCTAAATCTGGTATACAGGGACTTGTGATTGCACCTACAAGAGAGCTTGCAATACAGATATCTGTAGAAATTGAAAAATTTGCAAAATACACACATCTACACGCTATTGCCATATACGGTGGACAAGGCATGGGGCAACAGTTGGATGCGATAAAACGCGGAGTGGAGATTCTTGTGGCCACACCAGGCAGACTCATAGATCACCTAAAACGCGGATCTGTCAATTTGGACAAGTTATCATATGTGGTACTAGACGAGGCAGATACAATGCTAGACATGGGATTCATAGACGACATACAGTTTATCATGGATCTTACACCAGAAGACAAAATCGTTTCCCTCTTTTCGGCTACAATGCCAGTTGAGATTCTAAGACTAGCTGAGGATTATCTGCGAAATCCAAAGCAGTTTCTACTTGATAGTGATGATCTAAGTGGTGAGGGTATAGATCAGTCATTTTTGATCTTACGCGATCGAGAAAAAATGGATCATCTTGTGGATTTTATAAAGAAAAACGGCACCATGCAATCCATAGTATTCTGTTCTACAAAATATCGTACACGTGATGTTGTATACGCGTTGCACAAGATGGGCTTTGATGCAGTAGCTATAGAAGGAGACATGTCTCAACATAGAAGAGAACAATCCATGTCGAAATTCCGAAGTGGTAAAGCTGATATTCTAGTAGCAACAGACGTGGCAGCTAGAGGCATAGATGTTCCACATGTGGCACTAGTGGTAAACTATGATGTGCCAAATCAAGAGATGATTTATTTTCATCGTATTGGAAGAACTGCACGAGCAGGAGCAAAAGGTAAAGCCATAACTTTGGTTTCATACTCGTCGGCACCTGACTTTGAAGTGATAAAGAGAAAAGTAAAAACAGAGATGACTGACCTAAACAAGGAGATGGGAATCAAAGTAGACATACCAGATCCGCTAAAACGCCAAGTCTCTAGAGGTGGATTTAGACACGGTGGAGGTCAAGGAGGTCGAAGATCTGACCGTGGTAACTTTAGGCGTGGAGGAGGACGTTTTGATAGAGGCGGTCCAAGACGTGATGGTGGACGGTTTAACCGAGGTAGTTTTGAACGTGATGGAGATAAAAGCAGAGGACGTTTTGATAGAGGCGGTCCAAGACGTGATGGTGGACGTAGTGGCGGACAGTTTAACCGAGGTAGTTTTGAACGTGATGGAGATAAAAGCAGAGGACGTTTTGATAGAGGCAGTCCAAGACGTGATGGTGGACGTAGTGGCGGACAGTTTAACCGAGGTAGTTTTGAACGTGATGGAGATAAAAGCAGAGGACGTTTTGATAGAGGCGGTCCAAGACGTGATGGTGGACGTAGTGGCGGACAGTTTAACCGAGGTAGTTTTGAACGTGATGGAGATAAAAGCAGAGGACGTTTTGATAGAGGCGGTCCAAGACGTGATGGTGGACGNACAGGTGCCATACTCGGCAGAGCATTTACAACAGTTTCAAATACAGGTGGCTCTGCTACATTTACCAATCTAGTTGAATCCGGTGACAATGGCAATGCCACATTCTTCATAACCGTAACAAACTCTAGCGGAAACCAAATTACCATAACACAAGATGATATTACTGATGATTCCTTTGTCACACTAGATACGATAAAACCAGTCATAACACTCACAGGTGATGTTGTCATCACTATATTCCAAAATGACCCGTATGTAGAACCAGGCTCTAGCATATTTGATTCTGGAAATCCCACATACGCTGGAACCGTATCTCCATCCCCAACATCCATAGACACCTCGATACTTGGTGTACAAAATATAACATACACTGGTACAGCAGATGCAGCAGGTAATACTCCAGATGCTGTAAACAGAACCATCACAATCCAAGCAAAACCACTAGGTGTTATCAGCCTGACAATTCAAAGTGACAATGCAAACAATACATACGCCAAACTAGGTGATCAAATTACCGCAACTCTAACTGTAAATGGTACCATTGGATCTGTAACTCTAGCAGAGATTGAATCAAGCATTGCAACATCTAGTATTGCAAATGACACTATAACGATCAACAAAACAGTAACATCATCTGATGCTGATACAAACAGTGCCTCTTTTACCATTACAGTTACAAATGAAGATGATACAACCTCGTCTACATTTACCAATGCAGACCTGACAGGCTTACCACTCGTGATAGATCAAACCGCTCCAATCATAACACTCAACGGTGATGTTGCCATTACTATACTACAAAATGATCCATATGTAGAACCAGGCTCTAGCGTATCTGATTCTGGAAATCCCACATACACTGGAACCGTATCTGCAACATTACTAGACACCTCGATACTTGGCATACAAAATATAACATACACTGGTACAGCAGATGCAGCAGGTAATACTCCAGATGCTGTAAACAGAACCATCACAATCCAAGCAAAACCACTAGGTGTTACCAGCCTGACAATTCAAAGTGACAATGCAAACAATGCATACGCCAAACTAGGTGATCAAATTACAGTAACTCTAACTGTAAATGGTACCATTGGAACTGTAACTCTAGCAGAGATTGAATCAAGCACTCCAACATCTAGTATTGCAAATGACACTATAACGATCAACAAAACAGTAACATCATCTGATGCTGATACAAACAGTGCCTCTTTTACCATTACAGTTACAAATGAAGATGATACAACCTCGTCTACATTTACCAATGCAGACCTGACAGGCTTACCACTCGTGATAGATCAAACCGCTCCAATCATAACACTCAACGGTGATGACAATATTGTCGTAATACAAAATTCAACATATACAGACGCAGGAGCTATAGCCACTGATGCATCATATGGTACACAAACAGTTACCAGTACTGACACAATAGATACAAGCATAATAGGCATCTATACTCTATCGTACAAGGCACCTGATGATCCTGCTGGCAATCTAGGTCCTAGCATAACAAGAACTGTCAATGTACAAGATTACCCACCTATCGAAATAACATCCCTCACGTTTACTAGTGATAACACGAATAGTGTATATGCAAAAACTGGTGACACATTGACTGCACAATTAATTGTAAATGATACTATTGTAAATAACACTATAGATATATTACAATCTGGACTAGCTCCATCCACTATAACACAGAGTGGTAATCAATTAGACTTTACATATACTATTCCAGAGATCTCCATCGAAAGTAATGCTACATTCAACATTACCGTCACAAACTCCAATGGCGTAAACAAGTCTATTACACAAGAGGATGTCACATCTGGTCTCCCGATATTCGTTGACACAATATCCCCTAGAATAACTCTAAATGATTCTGCAAACTATACAATAATACAAAACACCACAGACATAGTCATTCCAGATGCAACTGTAAACGACGGTGATCCAAATTACTCTGGCAACTATACTGTTACCCCAAATGGCACACTCGATACAAGTACAATAGGCTCTGTTGTTCTCTATACATACACTGCTGATGCAGATACTGCAGGTAATCTCGGTGAGAGTACAACTCTAACCGTTACCGTCGTAGACGCTGAACCAATTACAGTTACAGGTCTAACTGTCGCAAGTAGCAACGGCAACAATTATGCTAGAGCAGGTCAAGCAATAACCATCGCATTGATCACAGATGGTACAGACCTTGGAAATGTCACAGGTACCATACTCAGTAGAAATCTTACTAGTACTAGTATTAACGACGGCTCTGCTACATTTACTGGCATAGTTGAATCTAGAGACAATGGCAATGCCACATTCTCCATAACTGTAACAAACTCTAGCAGAAACCAAATTACCATAACACAAGATGACACTACTGATGACACCTATGTCACAATAGATACGATAAAACCAGTCATAACACTCATCAATCCCAATGACAACACAATTAGATTGGGCGCCACATACGTAGATCCTGGAGCTACCGTAGTTGATGCATCATATGATGGTAATCAAACAATTTACAGCAATAATAGTGTAAACACAAACGTGGCAGGAAATTATACATTATCATACACAGTATCTGATCTAGCAGGCAACACTCAAAACATCACAAGAAACGTTACGGTTATAGATCTCTCAATAAACATCACCTCCTTGACCATTAACAGTGACAACGATAATTCCTCTTATGCCAAAGCAGGTGATACACTCACTATACATTTGAGTGTAAACGATACCATTACATCAAATACAGTTGATATACTGCTAGATCAAGACATATCTGCAACTGTAACTAATGACACTCTAACTGCATTCACAACCGTTCCAACTAGTGCAGTAGAAAATAATGCAACATTTAGTATAAATATTACAAACTCTCTAGGCGTACCACGTGCCATAACACAAGATGACCTAACTTCATCAAACGTATTTGTTGATACTATTGCACCTCGTATTACTCTAAGCAACCCTATACCATTTATCGCACAAAACGATTCAATCCCTGATGCTGATGCAATTGCACTAGATGGTGATCCAAACTATAACTACACAATCCCCACACCAATAGGATCTATAGACAATACTACCATTGGTGTATATTTCAGAACATATACTCCAAACCCAGACAATGCAGGAAATCCAGGCGAGAATGCAACTCAAAGAGTTGTCGTAACAGCATCAAATGGAACTGTATATCTAAACACGTCAGTAATAAATAACTCTGATCAACACTTTGATCGTTGTTCTTATGACGTTCTCATTAGAGTCATCATATTTGAAAATACACTCGATCACAATAATACACTTAGACTATGTGCATCCATGATAGAGCTAGATCTATCAAACGTTGATACTATTTCTGGAGAAAACACCATTGTACCACACGAATACAACTATGAACTACAAGTCTCATCAAGAATTACAGTACATATCTTAAAATCTACCACCATGACATCCATAACTGATGATACAGATTCAAGCAACTTTACAATAGCACATTCTATTGACGAGTATCGTGACACAACAGTACAAATTGGATCAGATAATGCAAGGTATACATTAACAAATAGCGCCATTGGAATTACATTTGAAAACATTCCTGCTAGCTATAAACCATACATTAGACATACTACAAATGGTCCATATGAAGAAATACTTGGTTATTATGGTGACCAAATAACAAATGGCAAAGACGCACTAGCAAAGATAAATGCCAATTCCACATTTAATGATGCATTGTATCAATACAACCCATCCTCAAAAACTGGCACCGTATGGACATTACACCTCTCACAGGTAAAAACAAACAGCACAAGTTCAAGCTCTGATGAAAGCAGCAGCAATGGTGCACCCACAATAGGCAAAACAAGCAAAGGTGCTAGACTTGTAACAAATGGTTTCCAATATAACGATCTCATCGTGGATGCTGAAAGATATCATACTGAACTTCCACTACTTGGCACAAACGTTGGAGAGATAAACACCATAAAGATCAAAGTCTATGATGGTACAGGTCCTGAAGGCATCAAACGCGTTGAATTTGCACTAGGCGTACCAGATATTGGACTCTATCATAGTGCAGAAGCATTTATCGAAGTATGGATGGAAAAAGATACACTCTCTGTTAAAGAGATCATCATCGAGGATGATCTAAATATACTAGAAAACTCTGATATATCTGCAACTGTATCTCAAACCTCGTGCTCTGGAGATCAAACCCAGTGCCTCTTGTTAGAGTTACAATATTCATACAGAGAGCCGCCTGTATACAATACCATCGCCATAAAACCAGTAGACAGAGACAATGATGCATATCAATTCTACTTTAACGATGGAATTCACGTTGATGGCGACTCGATCAACCTACCAAAAGAGATGCAAATAAGCACATCGCATGCCATAAATCACATACACACGAATGGTACCTTGCATCTGATACAAACTGATAGGGCAGAAAATATGTGGATAGACCAGTATGGCTTCCAATGGAAGATCATCGGCAACACAATTCGACAGATTACAATGCCAGAGTATATCGTGCCAACAGATAACAAAGCTGGCATACTGCACGGTCCTGATAGAAACCATCCTGACTTTGAGCTGACAAAGTATGCTGAACAGTTGCGAGCCCAGGCTACACTTGCAGAGATGCTTGGCAAATCCACCATCTTAAAGCCATATCCAGAGCATGGTGGAACTATCTACTTTAATGCCACTGATAGAGATGGTGAAGCGTTTAAACTCTTGTTAGAGTTGGAGACAGAGCGCATGGAGCAGATAGCAAGTCTCTTGTATGAAAATGATCAATGA